A segment of the Vicinamibacteria bacterium genome:
TGGCATCCAGTGACTCGGGACTCACGAAGGCACGGAGTCCTCTGGGAACCTTCACGTCACTCACCAGCTTCCGCTCGCTCCTCCCCCGCCCGATCGTCCTCCGCCACCGGAGAACCCGCCTCCGCCTCCGCCGAATCCACCCCCACCGAAACCTCCTCCTCCGAATCCGCCTCCACCGTACCCCCCCGAATGACCGCCCGTCGTCCAGCTCCCTCGCCGTCCACTGCTTCGCACTATGAGCACCGCAATCAGCCCGAATAACGCTCCCAACGCGTAGGCCCACCAACCGAGGGCCGCGGCCAGGCTCCCTCCCAGGAGCCGGAAGACGAACGCGCCGCCAATCATCGCCAGTACGATACCCATCGCGTTTCCGAGAACCCCGAGCACGAAGTAGATGAAGAACAGGACTCCGATGCCAACCCCCGGCGTCGACACGCGGGGCTCTGCAGGAGCTTCGGGATACTCACGACGGGCGGCGAGCTCGAGGCCGTCCACGGCAGCGCTCAGCCCATCGAAGAATCTCTC
Coding sequences within it:
- a CDS encoding TPM domain-containing protein, whose protein sequence is PERRVRIEVGYGLEPVIPDGLAGRIIRERIAPAFREERFFDGLSAAVDGLELAARREYPEAPAEPRVSTPGVGIGVLFFIYFVLGVLGNAMGIVLAMIGGAFVFRLLGGSLAAALGWWAYALGALFGLIAVLIVRSSGRRGSWTTGGHSGGYGGGGFGGGGFGGGGFGGGGGGFSGGGGRSGGGGASGSW